One window of Apium graveolens cultivar Ventura unplaced genomic scaffold, ASM990537v1 ctg5576, whole genome shotgun sequence genomic DNA carries:
- the LOC141702710 gene encoding SAC3 family protein A-like, which produces MENNRSHSSSTSQQAPSNNSTLSSTSNSKQAAANKQRNQSYSYPQQRNRSYQEQQQQNNRSYPQQQQQSNRSYPQQQQVNRLYQEQQQSRSYRQRQGAASSSRNNNSIYSNNSQSLSTNYAGGTDRVDEKMRRESRSKRFGNACANQSEINYSRHNAVGAGVSTRRNYYQGGKDTAVKEIDADSLSVKGTCQALEKCFLRLTSAPDPATVRPEEVLEKALLMVQKSQKNYLYKCDQLKSIRQDLTVQRIRNELTVQVYETHARLAIEVRDLSEYNQCQSQLQELYAEGKKGCDMEFSAYNLLSIILHSNSNRDLLSAMSRLSVNARKDEAVKHALAVRAAVTSENYVLFFRLYKEAPNLSTCLMDLYVEKMRYTAVKCISRSYRPTLPVAYVAQILGFSSVLLPDEPSDEKDANGLEECAEWLKAHGACLMDNTGDFLLDTKASTSSLFMPKPEVEVAHGDATLSVNDFLTRAFS; this is translated from the exons ATGGAGAATAATCGAAGCCACTCATCCTCAACTTCACAACAAGCCCCTTCCAATAATTCAACTCTTTCTTCTACTTCAAATTCAAAACAAGCAGCAGCTAATAAGCAGAGGAATCAATCATATTCGTATCCGCAGCAGAGAAATCGATCATATCAGGAGCAGCAACAACAGAATAATCGATCGTATccgcagcagcagcagcagagTAATCGATCGTATCCGCAGCAGCAGCAAGTAAATAGATTGTATCAGGAGCAGCAGCAGAGTAGATCGTATCGGCAACGACAAGGAGCAGCTTCGTCTTCTCGAAATAATAATTCTATTTATAGTAATAATTCGCAAAGTTTAAGTACTAATTATGCCGGTGGCACGGATAGAGTAGATGAGAAAATGAGAAGGGAGAGTCGTTCCAAACGGTTCGGAAATGCTTGTGCCAATCAGTCTGAAATTAATTATTCTAGACATAATGCTGTTGGAGCTGGAGTGTCTACTAGAAGGAATTATTATCAAGGCGGAAAAGACACGGCTGTTAAAGAAATTGATGCGGATTCTTTAAGTGTTAAAGGCACTTGTCAGGCACTCGAGAAATGCTTTTTACGCCTTACTTCTGCGCCTGATCCTGCTACC GTGAGGCCTGAAGAAGTGTTAGAAAAAGCTCTTCTTATGGTTCAGAAATCCCAAAAGAACTACCTTTACAAATGTGATCAGTTAAAATCTATCCGCCAAGATCTTACGGTACAACGAATACGAAATGAACTTACAGTTCAG GTCTATGAAACTCATGCTCGATTAGCTATCGAAGTTCGCGACTTATCAGAGTATAATCAG TGCCAATCTCAGTTGCAAGAACTTTATGCTGAAGGAAAAAAGGGATGTGATATGGAATTTTCGGCTTACAATCTACTTTCTATCATTTTACACTCTAATAGTAACAGGGACCTCTTGTCAGCCATGTCAAG ATTGTCAGTTAATGCCAGAAAAGACGAGGCTGTAAAACATGCTCTTGCAGTGCGTGCAGCAGTCACTTCTGAAAATTATGTATTGTTCTTCAGGCTATATAAGGAAGCTCCTAATTTGAGCACATGTCTCATGG ATCTGTATGTAGAAAAAATGCGTTATACCGCTGTTAAATGTATTTCTCGTTCATATCGCCCTACGCTTCCTGTTGCATATGTTGCTCAGATTCTAGGATTTAGTAGTGTCTTGCTCCCAGATGAACCAAGTGATGAGAAGGATGCAAATGGACTGGAGGAGTGTGCGGAATGGTTGAAGGCCCATGGTGCATGTCTTATGGATAATACTGGCGATTTTCTACTTGACACGAAG GCTTCAACATCTAGTCTCTTCATGCCAAAACCAGAAGTTGAAGTTGCTCATGGAGATGCCACTCTTTCTGTTAATGATTTTCTGACCCGGGCTTTCTCATAA
- the LOC141702712 gene encoding uncharacterized protein LOC141702712, whose product MVESIGQFGPGLKPPTFHDLRLPLLKKAKDETENLRERHEKAWKKYGCTLTCDGWTNRWGRHLINFLANSSEGTFFLRSFDASDRARDAEILSGLIDAMIVNVGYSNVVQVVTDNGANYKLAGALLEQSLPWLFWTQCAAHCLDLMLEDIGKIPSMKKVINQERSCTTFIYRHGCILHALRERTNGMDLVRIGATRFATAFLTLQSLLKHRAVVRSLFGSEDWNVSKPIDPRSLHPTG is encoded by the coding sequence ATGGTTGAGTCTATAGGGCAATTCGGACCGGGTTTGAAGCCTCCAACATTCCACGATTTAAGGCTGCCCTTACTTAAAAAAGCAAAAGATGAAACTGAAAATTTGAGGGAGAGGCATGAGAAGGCCTGGAAAAAATATGGTTGCACCCTTACGTGTGATGGATGGACGAATCGATGGGGAAGGCATCTTATCAATTTTCTTGCTAATAGTTCGGAAGGCACTTTTTTCTTGCGATCTTTTGATGCTTCAGATAGAGCCCGTGATGCAGAAATATTGTCGGGGTTGATAGATGCAATGATAGTTAATGTTGGCTATAGCAATGTTGTGCAAGTGGTGACGGATAACGGGGCAAATTACAAGCTAGCTGGTGCACTCTTGGAACAAAGTCTGCCTTGGTTATTTTGGACTCAGTGTGCTGCTCACTGCCTTGATTTAATGTTAGAGGATATTGGAAAGATTCCAAGCATGAAAAAAGTAATTAATCAAGAAAGAAGTTGCACAACATTCATCTATAGGCATGGGTGTATCCTTCATGCATTGAGGGAGAGGACTAATGGGATGGATTTAGTGCGGATCGGAGCAACAAGGTTTGCCACCGCTTTTCTTACATTACAAAGCCTTCTCAAGCATAGGGCAGTCGTGCGCTCGTTATTTGGGTCTGAAGATTGGAATGTGTCAAAGCCAATAGACCCGCGAAGCTTGCATCCCACAGGATGA